From a region of the Haematobia irritans isolate KBUSLIRL chromosome 4, ASM5000362v1, whole genome shotgun sequence genome:
- the LOC142235606 gene encoding uncharacterized protein LOC142235606 gives MKGRDELIEVLGSAWFNLRKWTSNVQGLLLDLPPEYLLDNDFLYISNESTAKTLGLRWNAGKDVFFFKLVSAPTRSSVTKRAVLSEIAKLFDPAGWLAPKIIVAKIIMQQIWKDKTDWDECLKPMTLNRWFAFLDDYSEIERIEIPRWVGFSPDHEVQLHAFCDASEKAYAASLYVRIKNAPGDYVTHLLAAKTKVAPIKVESLPRLELCGATLLADMVETIHSELSLPEIETFYWTDSTIVLSWLQKPPCHWPTFVANRVANISTKIGTNNWHHVLSLDNPADIASRGSSARNSIG, from the coding sequence ATGAAGGGCCGTGATGAACTTATAGAAGTTCTAGGTTCTGCTTGGTTTAATCTACGAAAATGGACTTCTAATGTGCAAGGCCTTTTGTTAGATTTACCCCCCGAATATTTATTGGATAatgattttttgtatatttccaATGAGAGTACCGCCAAGACTCTGGGTTTACGTTGGAACGCTGGAAAAgatgttttctttttcaagttggtTTCAGCCCCTACTAGATCTTCCGTCACCAAACGAGCTGTTTTGTCTGAGATTGCTAAATTGTTTGACCCAGCCGGTTGGCTGGCCCCTAAGATAATAGTTGCTAAGAttataatgcaacaaatttggAAAGACAAAACAGATTGGGACGAATGTTTGAAACCCATGACTCTGAATAGATGGTTTGCGTTTTTGGACGACTATAGTGAAATCGAACGGATAGAGATCCCCCGATGGGTTGGTTTCAGCCCAGACCATGAAGTTCAGCTTCATGCATTTTGTGATGCTTCTGAGAAAGCATATGCGGCTTCACTATACGTCCGAATTAAAAACGCCCCTGGTGATTATGTCACGCATCTACTCGCAGCAAAAACTAAGGTAGCGCCAATCAAGGTTGAATCCTTGCCCCGTTTAGAGCTCTGCGGTGCAACTCTATTGGCTGATATGGTTGAGACTATACACTCCGAGCTGAGTCTCCCAGAAATTGAGACATTCTATTGGACTGATTCGACAATAGTTTTGTCGTGGCTTCAGAAGCCCCCGTGCCACTGGCCTACGTTTGTTGCTAATCGAGTAGCTAACATCTCTACTAAGATCGGTACTAATAATTGGCATCATGTTCTATCTCTTGATAATCCCGCTGATATAGCCTCGAGAGGTTCTTCAGCGCGCAACTCTATTGGCTGA
- the LOC142235607 gene encoding uncharacterized protein LOC142235607: MYTDVHKHPNGDLIAQKSVFGWIVTGKVTQTKPLQSVVSFYNHMELNDQLARFWEIEDVPKVCTMSEEDRWCEELYLRTTYRNDNGRYVVSLPFKREYPKDLKLGLSRNNAISQFKRNESRLMRNPELKIQYNRVLQEYVDLGQMVMIDENKVNSSDTVYYLPHHAVFKPDSATTNLRVVFNASSPTSNGVSLNNVLYTGPVLQANIIVLILRWRLFRFVFNADIEKIYRQILIHPDQASYQRIVFRLAPDVIRDFELNTVTFGVNCALYLAIRTLLKLTDDVEGEFPTAAETIRSLMYAMTFWQELTV, encoded by the coding sequence ATGTATACTGATGTTCATAAGCACCCTAATGGTGATCTTATTGCCCAGAAATCAGTTTTCGGTTGGATCGTGACTGGCAAAGTCACCCAAACCAAGCCCCTACAGTCGGTAGTATCATTTTATAACCACATGGAGTTGAATGATCAACTTGCTAGGTTTTGGGAAATCGAAGATGTACCGAAAGTATGCACTATGTCAGAAGAGGATAGATGGTGTGAAGAATTATACCTTCGAACGACTTATCGTAATGATAATGGTCGATATGTTGTTTCACTGCCTTTTAAGCGTGAATACCCCAAAGATTTGAAACTTGGTTTGTCCCGAAATAATGCCATTTCTCAATTTAAGCGAAATGAGTCGCGGTTAATGAGAAATCCCGAGCTGAAGATTCAGTATAACAGGGTACTACAAGAGTACGTTGATTTGGGACAAATGGTCATGATTGATGAGAATAAGGTAAATTCTTCTGATACTGTGTATTATTTACCCCATCACGCTGTTTTCAAACCTGACAGCGCCACCACTAATTTACGTGTGGTATTTAATGCTTCCAGTCCCACTTCTAATGGCGTTAGTCTTAATAACGTATTGTATACTGGACCCGTTCTACAagcaaatataattgttttgatTCTCCGATGGAGATTATTTAGATTTGTCTTCAATGCTGACATCGAGAAGATATATAGACAAATTCTGATTCACCCCGATCAAGCGTCATATCAGCGAATTGTTTTCCGTTTAGCCCCTGATGTGATTCGAGATTTCGAATTGAACACGGTCACATTTGGTGTGAATTGTGCCCTATATTTAGCTATTCGGACCCTACTTAAACTGACTGATGACGTTGAGGGTGAGTTCCCGACTGCTGCGGAGACAATACGTTCGCTGATGTATGCGATGACATTTTGGCAAGAGCTCACAGTTTAG